DNA sequence from the Hypanus sabinus isolate sHypSab1 unplaced genomic scaffold, sHypSab1.hap1 scaffold_806, whole genome shotgun sequence genome:
ataatACTCGTttagttcctccgccatctccttatatcccattacaatttgccagcatcattttttatcagtcctatatctattCACAaagccttttactctttatatacttgagaaagcttttagtatcatctttgatattatttgctcgcttcctttcatagttcatcttttccctctaaatgaccttcttagtttccttctgtaagcttttaaaaacttcccaatcccctgtcttcccactaatttttgcttccttctatgccctctgctttactttaactttggctttgacttctcttgtcagccacggttgcaacctttttccattcgaaaatttcttcttctttggaatatatctgtcctgcaccttcctcacttctcacataactccagccactgctgctctgccgtccttcctgctagtgtccctttccagtcaaccttggccagttcctctctcatgccactgtaatttcctttactccactgaaatagcgacacatcggatttcagcttctctttctcaaatttcacaggaactcagtcatgttgtgatcactgcctcctaagggttccttcacttccatctctctaattacctctgtttcatcacgcaatacccaatccagtacagctgatccccgagtgggctcaacaataagctgttctaaaaatcaGTCTcagagacattctacaaattctctctcttgagatccagtgctgacctgattttcccaatccactggcAAGTTAATATCCCCCAAAATTggaattccttggaatgtagaagattgaggggagatttgacagagacgtaccaaaatcatgagggttatagatggggaaaatgcaagctggctttttccactgagattgggtgggactacaaccagaggccatgggttaagggtgaaaggtgaaatgttaaggggaacatgaggggaaacttcttccactgacggtcatccgggtgtggaatgagcagaaaACCCAGCTGGTCCATGCGAGGTCAGTTTCAACTTCTAAGAGGGTTGTATAGGCacctggatggcaggggtacaggagcagacagtttaaatagttcaacacaaactagatgggccaaagggcctgattctgtgttgtgcttttctatgactgtgacaagaacctgaaataatatgaTTATTCTTTTAAttccttttaacagctgtgcggaccaaccattcaCCTGGGCAGGAAACGTTTACATGGCTTCAAAACTGTGGCACTTCACATTGACAAtagataaaagaaaatcccagctgcacgtcaacaaagggtatttgtgtgagagtgttcagTTACTTTGCGGACAGGCACTCTTGCAGCTCAGTGGAAACagagaataataccaatggagagagtcaaactgagccaggtcacagattggtgaCGGCAGAAATGCCCGATTCTTATAGACACAGGAAgatcatcagagagtttgatggtcattccagatacctgcactgtgcccAGCTGGAAGATgacttctctctccaacttgggttgaacctcactgtaagagtgtgatgccagatcacaccttgacaccTCAAGTAATCTCGTCTGACAtattgtccttcacccattgatGTACTATAAATCTTTTTCAGGTTAAAAACAACAAGGAAATTATCTACGGGGAGGTCAAACACAACACGCTGTTTTGTTGTctatgtccagatatttaagaagtggaacaagggatttactcgatcatcattcctactcaggctgtggggagtgattcactcgatcattATTCCTATTCAGACTGTGGGAGAGATTCATCGATCATCTGACCGACTGACATGCTGTCAATTTACACGGGGGGAATCCATTTATCTGCTCAGTCATCCactctaatggctcaccagcgagttcacaccggggtgtggccattcacctgctcagactgtgggaagggattcacgttGTCAGCtcacctactgagtcatcagtcagttcacacgggtgagaggccattcacctgctctgactgtgggaaaggattcactttgtcatctaATCTTAagctacatcagcgagttcactctggggagaggccgttcacctgctcagactgtgggaagggattggcgTTGTCTTcccacctactgagacatcagttagttcacactggtgagaggccgttcacctgctcagaatgtgggaaaagattcactcagtcatcccaccttcaagcacatcagcgagttcacactggggagaggtcgttcacctgctcagagtgtgggaagggattcgcgttgtcatctcacctactgagacatcagttagtacacactggtgagaggccattcacctgctcagaatgtgggaaaagattcactttgtcatctcaacttaaggtacatcagcgagttcacactggtgagaggccattcacctgctcggactgtggaaaaggattcactcagtcatcccacctagaagcacatcagcgagttcacactggggagaggccattcacctgcttagactgtgggaaggcattcacacagtTTGCTACCCTACAAGCACActggtcagttcacactggggagaggccgttcacctgctcagactgtgggaaaggattcacttcgtcatatAAACTTAAggtgcatcagcgagttcacactggggagaagccattctcctgcttagactgtgggaagggatttgcgttgtcatctcacctactgagacatcagttagttcacactggggagaggccgttcacctgctcagactgtgggaaaggattcactcagtcatcccacctacaagcacatcagcgagttcacactggggagaggccattcacctgctcagactgtgggaaaggattcacttcatcatataaacttaaggtacatcagcgagttcacatgggggagaggctgttcacctgctcggactgtgggaaaagattcacttcgtcatctcaactggagattcatcagcaagttcacactggggagaggccgttcacctgctcagactgtgggaaaggattcactcagtcatcc
Encoded proteins:
- the LOC132390218 gene encoding gastrula zinc finger protein XlCGF26.1-like, which encodes MLSIYTGGIHLSAQSSTLMAHQRVHTGVWPFTCSDCGKGFTLSAHLLSHQSVHTGERPFTCSDCGKGFTLSSNLKLHQRVHSGERPFTCSDCGKGLALSSHLLRHQLVHTGERPFTCSECGKRFTQSSHLQAHQRVHTGERSFTCSECGKGFALSSHLLRHQLVHTGERPFTCSECGKRFTLSSQLKVHQRVHTGERPFTCSDCGKGFTQSSHLEAHQRVHTGERPFTCLDCGKAFTQFATLQVHQRVHTGEKPFSCLDCGKGFALSSHLLRHQLVHTGERPFTCSDCGKGFTQSSHLQAHQRVHTGERPFTCSDCGKGFTSSYKLKVHQRVHMGERLFTCSDCGKRFTSSSQLEIHQQVHTGERPFTCSDCGKGFTQSSHLQAHQRVHTGERPFTCSDCGKGFTQSSHLQAHQRVHTGERPFTCSDCGKGFTQSSHLQAHQRVHTGERPFTCSDCGNGFTQSSHLQAHQRVHTGERPFTCSLCGKRFALSSHLLRHQLVHTSERQFTCSECGKRFTLSSQLKVHQRVHTGERPFTCSDYGKGFTQSSHLRAHYSVHTGETLDTCSDFGKRFSQSNQPNVHH